In bacterium, the genomic stretch CTCTGTACAAAATCGACCTTGATGACGAAGGCCGCATTTTCGCATGTAACCTCGTCGTGCCCGTCTGGGGTATCTGCATTCTGCTCCCGAGCGGACAGTGCGATCCCGTGTACCTCGGACAGGGTCCCTTCCGTGTCTGGCGCTGGGATACTCCGGTCGCGAGTCCGAAATGCGTATACGCCACACTGAATGCCGGCAGCAACGGCATCGGCACGGGTCCCCTCGACAGTGAAATGAGCTACCATCGCTGGGGCGACGCATTTGACGTCATCGGCTACCGCTCGATGTATTATCCTCCGGGCGAAGATCCGTACCTGGTCGACAGTGTGCGCATTTACACCAGTGGCGGTTCCTACCCGACCCAGCCCAACTGGAATGAGCAAGTCAATGTAATCCTTGCTGACAGGCGTCCCGAGGCCCAGCGTCCTTCCTCCGATACCGGACCTTACAAGCTCGAATACCGCCTCGCGATTCGCCTCGTGAACTCGAACGCCGGTCTGGCCGCCCATGGCGTTGCCGGTACCAGCCTCCAGCTCGTGTCCGACGTGTGGATGGATTCGAATCCCCGTATCACCACCGCGGCAACACAGGTGCAGCATCCGACCAATCCCTGGCCGCAGACCTACAACCAGCAGGCCACCGGTAACCGCTCTCTGTCGAGTTCGCTTACTGGACAGTCTGGCGCCATTCGTTATTTCGAGTTGCCCGAGTACGGACTGAAGTATATTGTCCTTGCCGATGGGTATCCTACCGGTGGTGTCGATCCGACCATTCCGAACAACAATACCAAGGCGCGCATCATCGACGTCACTACCCCGGGGCAGGATTTCCAGATCTGGGGTGACACGCCGCAGCTTGGCAACAAGACGCTCAACAACAATTCGGCAGTTGAAAACTACATCGCCGATGTGGACTTCCAGCTCAAGCATTATTCTCTGCAGGAAGATCCGGACGAGCCCGGCCTGCATGTGATCCTTTACGTGCTGATGTCCAACAACGGTATTGCCGCCTTCCGCTCCCGCAAGGCCATTCCGGTCGAGCTCAACACGCTCAATGCCACGGTCAACGGCAACAACGTCGACCTGGTCTGGAATGTCACCAGCGAAAGCAACAACTACGGTTTCGAAATCGAGCGCAGCTTTGACGGCGGCGCGAATTACGAAAACGTCGGCTTCGTCAGCGGACGCGGAACGACCACTGCCCCGAAAGATTACAAGTACAGCGATCCCATCACTGCAACCCATCGCAACGTGGGCAACGTGAAGTATCGCCTGCGCCAGGTCGATAACGACGGTACGGCGACCTACTCGCCTGTCGTCGATGTGTATTTCGACGCGCAGCCGAGCACGATCTCCCTGTATCAGAATTACCCGAACCCCTTCAATCCGACCACCACGATCGCCTATCAGCTGACCAAGCCCGGTCATGTCACGCTCAGGGTCTTCAACTCCCTCGGCGAGAACGTTTCGACGCTCGTGAACGCAGAGAAGGGCGCCGGTACGCATCAGGTCACCATGGACGCAGCGAACCTGCCCTCAGGTACCTACATCTATCAGCTCAATGTTGATGGACAGATGCAGCAGAAGAAGATGACCGTCATGAAGTAAGACGTGTCGTCACACGACCTTCCATCCCGCGGTCATCCGGCCGCGGGATTTTTTTCATCCAGCATCTGGAGCTTCCGCATGGCACATACAGTATTCTGCACACGTGAGATTCCGGAAGCGGGACTCGCGCTTCTTCGGGAACATACCGACCTGCAGGTATTCGGGGAAAACAGGCAAATACGGAAAGAAGAACTGATCAGAGCCGTTGGCGACGCCGACGCTCTGCTCTGCCTGCTTTCCGATCCGATCGATGCGGATGTCATTGCAGCGGGACCGTCACTTCGCTGCATTTCAAGCTACGCCGTTGGATACAACAATATCGATATCGACGCCGCACGTGAACGCGGAATCGTCGTAACCAATACGCCCGGAGTCCTCACCGAAGCGACGGCAGACATCGCCTTCGCATTGATGATCAGCGCAGCCAGACGCATCGTCGAAAGTGATGCCTGGCTGCGGGAAGGGAAATTCGAGGGCTGGGCACCGAAGTTGTTTCTCGGTCATGACCTCGGAGGAAAAACACTGGGCATCGTCGGCGCGGGACGCATTGGACGAGCATTTGCCCGCAAGGCGGCAGCGGCGTTCGGTATGCGGTTGCTGTATCACAACCGAAGCAGAAATGAAACCTTCGAAAAGGATCTGGGCGCGACCTACGTTTCTTTGGAACAGCTGCTCACGGAAAGTGATGTCGTTAGCCTGCATGTCCCGCTCAGCCCGGAGACAACACATCTGATCGATGCTGCCGCCCTGGAAAAGATGAAATCCACCGCTATCCTGATCAACACCGCTCGCGGTCCTGTCATCGATGAAGAGGCACTGATCTCCGCGCTACAGGAACAGCGCATTTTCGGGGCGGGACTCGATGTCTATGAGCAGGAACCTGTCATCCCCGAAGCCCTGCTGAAGCTGCCAAACACTGTCCTTCTCCCGCACATCGGCAGCGCCTCCATCGCAACCCGCGACCGCATGGCAGAAATGGCCGCCCGCAATCTCCT encodes the following:
- a CDS encoding T9SS type A sorting domain-containing protein, translated to MKKILLTTGCMLALFLATLPNQASAQGNIFWEELWRNVPPPANQTSHVNAWMIPSKSFTGLAYDKWRDVVYIVNPHTSVAGPVFWQTPRIYAWKSQTGTPAMDVGRSADASSKGLGGELPVPIDTVASAGGVQLYRGYSQNTYSLYKIDLDDEGRIFACNLVVPVWGICILLPSGQCDPVYLGQGPFRVWRWDTPVASPKCVYATLNAGSNGIGTGPLDSEMSYHRWGDAFDVIGYRSMYYPPGEDPYLVDSVRIYTSGGSYPTQPNWNEQVNVILADRRPEAQRPSSDTGPYKLEYRLAIRLVNSNAGLAAHGVAGTSLQLVSDVWMDSNPRITTAATQVQHPTNPWPQTYNQQATGNRSLSSSLTGQSGAIRYFELPEYGLKYIVLADGYPTGGVDPTIPNNNTKARIIDVTTPGQDFQIWGDTPQLGNKTLNNNSAVENYIADVDFQLKHYSLQEDPDEPGLHVILYVLMSNNGIAAFRSRKAIPVELNTLNATVNGNNVDLVWNVTSESNNYGFEIERSFDGGANYENVGFVSGRGTTTAPKDYKYSDPITATHRNVGNVKYRLRQVDNDGTATYSPVVDVYFDAQPSTISLYQNYPNPFNPTTTIAYQLTKPGHVTLRVFNSLGENVSTLVNAEKGAGTHQVTMDAANLPSGTYIYQLNVDGQMQQKKMTVMK
- a CDS encoding D-glycerate dehydrogenase; the protein is MAHTVFCTREIPEAGLALLREHTDLQVFGENRQIRKEELIRAVGDADALLCLLSDPIDADVIAAGPSLRCISSYAVGYNNIDIDAARERGIVVTNTPGVLTEATADIAFALMISAARRIVESDAWLREGKFEGWAPKLFLGHDLGGKTLGIVGAGRIGRAFARKAAAAFGMRLLYHNRSRNETFEKDLGATYVSLEQLLTESDVVSLHVPLSPETTHLIDAAALEKMKSTAILINTARGPVIDEEALISALQEQRIFGAGLDVYEQEPVIPEALLKLPNTVLLPHIGSASIATRDRMAEMAARNLLDVLHNREPAHRVV